The following coding sequences lie in one Arachis ipaensis cultivar K30076 chromosome B05, Araip1.1, whole genome shotgun sequence genomic window:
- the LOC107643663 gene encoding beta-glucosidase-like SFR2, chloroplastic, translating into MTLVALFAAATKLAGALVTLTVAANAFSFSRYRNKNLLPFRSPIDESSETLAVFDLSEGENGFFFGLATAPAHVEDRLDDAWLQFAVEKADYVEPKASKQPVDALMGSAAGDGGSQTAGASPRQAGKQVKKGKKPLKIAMEAMIRGFEKYIEVEGQEEEEEEEVEYHHNVTAWHNVPHPEERLRFWSDPDTELKLANDTGISVFRMGVDWSRIMPKEPVNGLKESVNYAAIERYKWIIKRVRSYGMKVMLTLFHHSLPPWAGEYGGWKLEKTVDYFMEFTRLVVNSVSGLVDYWVTFNEPHVFSMLTYCAGAWPGGHPDMLEAATSALPTGVFQQAMHWMSIAHSKAYDYIHEISSSNTMVGVAHHVSFMRPYGLFDVAAVTMANSLTIFPYIDGISDNLDFIGINYYGQEVVSGPGLKLVETDEYSESGRGVYPDGLYRMLLQFHERYKHLDVPFIITENGVSDETDVIRRPYMLEHLLAIYAAMIMGVPVLGYLFWTISDNWEWADGYGPKFGLVAVDRKNNLARIPRPSYHLFSRIVTTGKVTREDRDGAWEELQRAAREMKTRPFYRAVDKHGLMYAGGLDEPIQRPYIKRDWRFGHYEMEGLQDHLSRFSRFIIRPFFPKKKRKPQKENPNLVLQPFPN; encoded by the exons ATGACGCTGGTGGCGCTCTTTGCTGCCGCCACCAAGCTCGCCGGAGCTCTGGTTACTCTGACTGTCGCCGCCAATGCCTTCTCATTCTCCCGTTATCGCAACAAGAACCTCCTTCCCTTCCGTTCCCCCATCGACGAGTCCTCCGAAACCCTCGCCGTCTTCGACCTCTCCG AAGGAGAGAATGGGTTTTTCTTTGGTTTGGCAACAGCACCAGCACATGTTGAGGATAGGCTTGACGATGCTTGGCTACAATTTGCTGTAGAAAAGGCTGACTATGTGGAGCCGAAAGCGTCCAAGCAGCCGGTTGATGCATTGATGGGCTCTGCAGCCGGTGATGGTGGCTCTCAAACAGCTGGAGCGTCTCCACGGCAGGCCGGTAAGCAAGTTAAGAAGGGTAAGAAACCTCTTAAGATTGCTATGGAGGCCATGATTAGAGGTTTTGAGAAGTACATCGAAGTGGAAggtcaagaagaagaagaagaagaagaagtagaataTCATCATAATGTAACTGCTTGGCATAATGTTCCGCACCC GGAGGAAAGGTTAAGGTTTTGGTCTGATCCTGATACAGAATTGAAATTAGCCAACGATACTGGTATTAGTGTTTTCCGCATGGGAGTTGATTGGTCAAGAATCATGCCAAAGGAGCCTGTCAATGGCCTCAAAGAATCT GTCAACTATGCTGCCATTGAGCGATACAAGTGGATTATCAAAAGGGTCCGATCATATGGAATGAAGGTGATGCTCACTCTTTTTCACCACTCACTTCCACCCTGGGCGGGTGAGTATGGAGGTTGGAAACTGGAAAAGACAGTGGATTATTTCATGGAATTTACCAG GCTTGTTGTAAACAGTGTATCAGGTTTAGTAGACTACTGGGTGACATTCAATGAGCCGCATGTCTTCAGCATGCTAACTTATTGTGCTGGAGCTTGGCCTGGTGGTCATCCTGATATGCTGGAGGCTGCGACTTCTGCCCTTCCGACCGGTGTTTTTCAGCAGGCCATGCATTGGATGTCTATTGCACACTCAAAGGCATATGACTACATCCATGAaataag CTCATCAAATACAATGGTGGGTGTCGCACACCATGTGTCATTTATGCGACCCTATGGTCTGTTTGATGTTGCTGCTGTTACAATGGCTAATTCATTGACTATATTCCCATATATTGATGGAATATCTGACAACCTGGACTTCATAGGCATTAATTACTATGGTCAG GAAGTGGTTTCAGGGCCTGGCCTGAAACTGGTAGAAACTGACGAGTACAGTGAATCTGGTCGTGGGGTATATCCTGATGGCTTGTACCGAATGTTGCTCCAGTTTCATGAAAGATACAAGCATTTAGATGTCCCCTTCATCATTACTGAGAACGGAGTTTCAGATGAGACAGATGTGATCCGGCGACCATATATGTTGGAGCATTTGCTTGCAATTTATGCAGCCATGATCATG GGCGTGCCTGTGCTTGGTTACTTGTTCTGGACTATTTCTGACAACTGGGAGTGGGCTGATGGATACGGTCCCAAGTTTGGACTTGTAGCAGTTGACCGCAAAAACAATCTAGCACGGATCCCCCGCCCTTCTTACCATCTATTTTCTAGA ATTGTGACTACAGGAAAAGTTACACGTGAAGATCGTGATGGAGCGTGGGAAGAACTCCAAAGAGCTGCTAGAGAGATGAAAACAAGGCCATTTTACCGGGCTGTGGACAAACATGGTTTAATGTATGCAG GTGGACTTGATGAACCTATACAGCGGCCATATATCAAACGAGATTGGCGGTTTGGTCATTATGAGATGGAAGGTCTCCAGGATCATTTGAGCCGCTTCTCAAGATTCATCATCCGACCCTTCTTcccaaagaagaaaaggaaaccTCAAAAAGAAAATCCCAATTTAGTTCTTCAGCCTTTTCCAAATTAG